In Fodinicola acaciae, the following proteins share a genomic window:
- a CDS encoding LysR family transcriptional regulator, whose product MQLQYLTYFVAVAETRHFTRAAERVNVSQPALSKQIATLERELGAELFSRARGNITLTAAGEALLPLARRILADVDTATREVQELAQLRRGRVRLGATPSVCTGLLPTVLRDFHRSYPGIQLLVQETGSGDLVRELSAGSLDVALVIPSAGTAADERALVVTPVLVEELIVASSFAVPAPAARGDGLRLPDLDGVPLVMFRHGYDLRTYTMTACHRAGFEPTIAIEGGEMDAVLGFVAAGLGAAVVPATVVAHRTDLRVTPFAPPGPSRVVALAHRRDVRLPRAAAELRSTLLSYLDTEAAAGTLPPRTRRYTDSSAG is encoded by the coding sequence ATGCAGTTGCAGTACCTCACGTATTTCGTCGCGGTGGCCGAAACGCGCCATTTCACCCGGGCCGCCGAGCGGGTCAACGTGTCCCAACCGGCCCTTTCCAAGCAGATCGCCACCCTGGAACGCGAGCTCGGTGCCGAGCTGTTCAGCCGGGCTAGGGGAAATATCACTCTCACCGCGGCCGGCGAGGCGCTGCTGCCGCTGGCCCGGCGGATCCTCGCCGACGTGGACACGGCCACCCGCGAGGTGCAGGAGCTGGCGCAGTTGCGGCGCGGACGCGTACGCCTCGGCGCGACACCGAGCGTGTGTACGGGCCTGCTGCCGACCGTGTTGCGCGACTTTCACCGCAGCTATCCCGGCATCCAGCTGCTGGTGCAGGAGACCGGGTCCGGCGACCTGGTGCGTGAGCTGTCCGCCGGCTCGCTGGATGTGGCGCTGGTGATCCCGTCCGCCGGCACGGCCGCCGACGAGCGCGCTCTGGTCGTGACGCCGGTGCTGGTCGAGGAGCTGATCGTGGCGTCCTCGTTCGCCGTGCCGGCGCCGGCCGCGCGCGGCGATGGCCTGCGGTTGCCTGATCTGGACGGTGTGCCGCTGGTGATGTTCCGGCACGGCTATGACCTGCGGACATACACGATGACCGCGTGTCACCGAGCCGGCTTCGAGCCGACCATCGCCATCGAAGGCGGCGAGATGGACGCGGTGCTCGGCTTCGTCGCGGCGGGCCTTGGCGCCGCGGTCGTGCCGGCGACCGTGGTCGCGCATCGCACCGACCTGCGGGTCACGCCGTTCGCGCCGCCGGGTCCGTCGCGGGTGGTGGCGCTTGCGCACCGCCGGGACGTACGCCTGCCGCGTGCCGCCGCCGAGCTGCGGTCGACCCTGTTGTCCTATTTGGACACCGAGGCGGCGGCCGGCACGCTGCCACCGCGTACCCGCCGCTACACCGATTCCTCCGCGGGGTGA
- a CDS encoding fumarate reductase/succinate dehydrogenase flavoprotein subunit → MSSPNSEDIERLSYDVVVVGAGGAGLSAAIAARQAGKRVAIVCKSLFGKAHTVMAEGGAAAAMGNVNPNDNWEVHFRDTMRGGKFLNHWRMAELHAKEAPDRIWELETYGALFDRTKEGKISQRNFGGHEYPRLAHVGDRTGLELIRTMQQKIVSLQQEDKRDHGSYESHIRVFAESTITRLLTDGNKISGVFGYKRQTGEFFCLDAPAVILAAGGIGKSFKVTSNSWEYTGDGHAMALLAGATLINMECIQFHPTGMVWPPSVRGILVTESVRGDGGVLRNSEGKRFMFDYIPDVFKKQYATTEEEGDRWYEDPDNNRRPPELLPRDEVARAINAEIKAGRGSPHGGVFLDIASRRTPEYIRKRLPSMYHQFKELADVDITAEPMEIGPTCHYVMGGVEVDPDSQAARGTIEGLFAAGEVSGGMHGSNRLGGNSLSDLLVFGRRAGVGAADYVDKLGDRPAVAQSDVDSAITEALEPFTRGQGENPFALQAELSQSMHDLVGLIRTASELQEALKRLDDLRARGKNVSATGGRVYNPSWHLALDLRNMLLVCECAAKAALMREESRGGHTRDDFPKMDPVWRKVNLVCSLEDGGVQVRKQDIPEMPTRLLDLFEIDELHKYMTDEELTRHRDGGSRAKAEPAERSQ, encoded by the coding sequence ATGAGCTCACCTAACAGCGAGGACATTGAGCGCCTGTCGTACGACGTGGTGGTGGTCGGTGCCGGCGGCGCCGGCCTGAGCGCCGCCATCGCCGCCCGCCAGGCCGGAAAACGCGTCGCGATCGTGTGTAAGTCGCTGTTCGGCAAGGCGCACACGGTGATGGCCGAAGGCGGCGCGGCCGCCGCCATGGGAAACGTGAATCCCAACGACAACTGGGAAGTGCACTTCCGCGACACGATGCGCGGCGGCAAGTTTCTCAACCACTGGCGGATGGCCGAGCTGCACGCGAAAGAGGCGCCCGACCGGATCTGGGAGCTGGAGACCTACGGCGCGCTTTTCGACCGTACGAAGGAAGGAAAGATCAGCCAGCGCAACTTCGGCGGACACGAATATCCGCGACTGGCGCACGTCGGTGACCGCACCGGCCTGGAGCTTATCCGCACGATGCAGCAGAAAATCGTCTCGCTGCAGCAGGAGGACAAGCGCGACCACGGGTCGTACGAGTCGCACATCCGGGTTTTCGCCGAGTCCACGATCACGCGGCTTCTCACTGACGGCAACAAAATCTCCGGCGTCTTCGGCTACAAGCGGCAGACCGGCGAGTTCTTCTGCCTGGACGCTCCCGCGGTGATCCTCGCCGCCGGCGGCATCGGCAAGTCGTTCAAGGTCACCAGCAACTCGTGGGAATACACCGGTGACGGCCACGCGATGGCGCTGCTGGCCGGCGCGACGCTGATCAACATGGAGTGCATCCAGTTCCACCCGACCGGCATGGTCTGGCCGCCGTCCGTACGCGGCATCCTGGTCACCGAGTCGGTGCGCGGTGACGGCGGGGTGCTGCGTAACTCCGAAGGCAAGCGCTTCATGTTCGACTACATCCCGGACGTCTTCAAAAAGCAGTACGCCACGACGGAAGAAGAAGGCGACCGCTGGTACGAGGACCCGGACAACAACCGGCGCCCACCGGAGCTGCTGCCGCGCGACGAGGTCGCGCGCGCGATCAACGCCGAGATCAAGGCGGGCCGCGGGTCACCACACGGCGGTGTCTTCCTCGACATCGCGTCGCGGCGTACGCCCGAGTACATCCGCAAGCGGCTGCCGTCGATGTATCACCAGTTCAAGGAGCTGGCCGACGTCGACATCACCGCCGAGCCGATGGAGATCGGCCCGACCTGTCACTACGTGATGGGTGGCGTCGAGGTCGACCCGGACAGCCAGGCAGCGCGCGGCACCATCGAGGGCCTGTTCGCGGCCGGTGAGGTGTCCGGCGGCATGCACGGATCCAACCGGCTGGGCGGAAACTCGCTGTCCGACCTGCTGGTGTTCGGCCGCCGCGCCGGTGTCGGCGCGGCCGACTACGTCGACAAGCTCGGCGACCGGCCGGCGGTCGCACAGTCCGATGTGGACAGTGCGATCACCGAGGCGCTGGAGCCCTTTACCCGCGGACAGGGGGAAAACCCGTTCGCGCTGCAGGCCGAGCTGTCGCAGAGCATGCACGACCTGGTCGGCCTGATCCGTACGGCCAGCGAGCTGCAGGAAGCGCTGAAGCGGCTCGACGACCTGCGCGCCAGGGGCAAGAACGTGTCCGCGACCGGCGGACGGGTCTACAACCCGAGCTGGCACCTCGCCCTCGACCTGCGCAACATGCTGCTGGTCTGCGAATGCGCCGCGAAGGCCGCGCTGATGCGCGAGGAGAGCCGCGGCGGTCACACGCGCGACGACTTCCCGAAGATGGATCCGGTGTGGCGCAAGGTCAACCTGGTCTGCTCGCTGGAGGACGGCGGCGTACAGGTGCGCAAGCAGGACATCCCGGAGATGCCGACCCGGCTGCTGGACCTGTTCGAGATCGACGAGCTGCACAAGTACATGACCGACGAGGAACTCACCCGCCACCGGGACGGCGGCTCGCGCGCCAAGGCCGAGCCCGCCGAGAGGAGTCAGTAG
- a CDS encoding succinate dehydrogenase/fumarate reductase iron-sulfur subunit: MGYDAKLRVWRGDDDGGELKDFTVEVNEGEVVLDVIHRLQATQAPDLAVRWNCKAGKCGSCSAEVNGRPRLMCMTRMNTFAEDETITVTPLRTFPVVRDLVTDVSFNYQKALEMPAFQPPADVKPGDYRMQQVDVERSQEFRKCIECFLCQNTCHVVRDHDENKPAFSGPRLFIRAAELDMHPLDAAEDRKEFAQETQGLGYCNITKCCTEVCPEGIHITDNAIIPMKERVVDRKYDPLVWLGSKIFKRAGA; this comes from the coding sequence ATGGGATACGACGCCAAGCTCCGCGTCTGGCGCGGTGACGACGACGGCGGCGAGCTCAAGGACTTCACCGTCGAGGTCAACGAGGGCGAAGTCGTCCTGGACGTGATCCACCGGCTGCAGGCGACACAGGCGCCGGACCTGGCCGTACGGTGGAACTGCAAGGCCGGCAAGTGCGGCTCGTGCAGCGCCGAGGTCAACGGCCGGCCGCGGCTGATGTGCATGACGCGGATGAACACCTTCGCCGAGGACGAGACGATCACCGTCACGCCGCTGCGTACCTTCCCGGTCGTACGCGACCTGGTCACCGACGTGTCCTTCAACTACCAGAAGGCGTTGGAAATGCCGGCGTTCCAGCCGCCGGCGGACGTGAAGCCCGGTGACTACCGGATGCAGCAGGTCGACGTGGAGCGGTCGCAGGAGTTCCGCAAGTGCATCGAGTGCTTCCTGTGCCAGAACACCTGCCACGTCGTACGCGACCACGACGAGAACAAGCCGGCGTTCTCCGGCCCCCGGCTGTTCATCCGCGCCGCCGAGCTGGACATGCATCCGCTCGACGCCGCCGAGGACCGCAAGGAGTTCGCGCAGGAGACGCAGGGCCTCGGCTATTGCAACATCACCAAGTGCTGCACCGAGGTGTGTCCGGAGGGCATCCACATCACCGACAACGCCATCATCCCGATGAAGGAACGGGTCGTGGACCGCAAGTACGACCCGCTGGTGTGGCTCGGCAGCAAGATCTTCAAACGCGCCGGCGCGTAG
- a CDS encoding DUF3761 domain-containing protein has translation MCRDGTYSYSQHRRGTCSHHHGVATWLRSVPT, from the coding sequence ATCTGCCGTGACGGCACGTACTCGTATTCGCAGCATCGCAGGGGCACGTGCTCACATCATCACGGCGTCGCCACCTGGCTTCGGTCGGTCCCGACCTGA
- a CDS encoding (deoxy)nucleoside triphosphate pyrophosphohydrolase — MLVVGAAILRDGRVLAAQRKTPARWEFPGGKVEPGEEPVAALVRECEEELGVRIDVHDPLADDVPLPGDRGVLSVFAATIVSGEPVAREHAELRWLAAGDLDSVNWMPADIPFVAALRGLLAA, encoded by the coding sequence GTGCTCGTCGTCGGCGCCGCGATCCTCCGCGACGGCCGTGTCCTTGCCGCGCAACGGAAAACTCCGGCGCGGTGGGAGTTTCCCGGCGGCAAGGTGGAGCCGGGGGAGGAGCCGGTCGCGGCGCTGGTGCGCGAATGCGAGGAGGAGCTCGGCGTACGCATCGACGTACACGACCCCCTGGCCGACGACGTGCCGCTGCCTGGTGACCGTGGGGTTCTGTCGGTGTTCGCGGCCACGATCGTGTCGGGCGAGCCGGTCGCGCGTGAGCACGCGGAGCTGCGCTGGCTGGCCGCCGGCGATCTGGACTCGGTGAACTGGATGCCGGCCGACATCCCGTTCGTCGCCGCGCTGCGCGGTCTGCTGGCGGCCTGA
- a CDS encoding ABC transporter substrate-binding protein: MRPYSRRDVLRAGGALTLAGMLAACGSNTGRSGGSAVSQWYHQYGEKGTQQAAEKFARAYTKATVNVTWTPGDYDQKLATGLLSSNGPDVFEGGVTVDKIRANQIVPLDDIFDAVKSDFTAAAIEENIFEGKMYAIPMILDMQVLFYRKSLLQKAGVQPPKTIPELVEAAAKLTTKQVKGLFLGNFSRTNANTVVSPLSIWASGGDLITKDHKAGFNTPGVAQTLTALRQLFTSGHLLLGAPTDWSDPSAFNQGLTAMQWSGIWAIPAVKQTFGDDFGVLPWPSQAAGGTPSVPIGTWGAMVNAKSKNLEAAKAYVKWLWIDQKQYQEEWATSYGFHIPVRNSILDKAAAMKTPIGADVANFSKQYAKTSSPAAWTPKMDTAYGDLITNVIQNGANPAAELAKAEKAVNTELKTLFP; encoded by the coding sequence ATGCGTCCATACAGTCGTCGTGATGTCCTGCGCGCCGGTGGCGCGCTGACCCTGGCCGGCATGCTCGCCGCCTGCGGCTCCAACACCGGCCGGTCCGGCGGCTCGGCGGTCAGCCAGTGGTATCACCAGTACGGCGAGAAAGGCACGCAGCAGGCCGCGGAGAAGTTCGCCAGGGCCTACACCAAGGCGACTGTCAACGTGACGTGGACGCCCGGCGACTACGACCAGAAGCTCGCCACCGGCCTGCTTTCCAGCAATGGCCCGGACGTCTTCGAAGGCGGCGTGACCGTCGACAAGATCCGCGCCAACCAGATCGTGCCGCTGGACGACATCTTCGACGCGGTCAAGAGCGACTTCACCGCGGCCGCCATCGAGGAGAACATCTTCGAAGGCAAGATGTACGCGATCCCGATGATCCTGGACATGCAGGTGCTCTTCTATCGCAAGAGCCTGCTGCAGAAGGCCGGCGTGCAGCCGCCGAAGACGATCCCCGAGCTGGTGGAGGCGGCGGCCAAGCTGACCACCAAGCAGGTCAAGGGCCTGTTCCTCGGCAACTTCAGCCGTACCAACGCCAACACGGTCGTCTCGCCGCTGTCCATCTGGGCCTCCGGCGGCGACCTGATCACCAAGGACCACAAGGCCGGCTTCAACACGCCGGGCGTCGCGCAGACGCTCACCGCGCTGCGGCAGCTTTTCACCAGCGGCCACCTGCTGCTCGGCGCGCCGACCGACTGGTCCGACCCGTCCGCGTTCAACCAGGGCCTCACCGCGATGCAGTGGTCCGGCATCTGGGCCATTCCCGCGGTGAAACAGACCTTCGGCGACGACTTCGGCGTGTTGCCATGGCCGTCGCAGGCCGCCGGCGGCACGCCGTCGGTGCCGATCGGCACCTGGGGCGCGATGGTCAACGCGAAGAGCAAGAACCTCGAGGCGGCCAAGGCGTACGTGAAATGGCTGTGGATCGACCAGAAGCAGTATCAGGAAGAATGGGCCACCAGCTACGGTTTCCACATCCCGGTGCGCAACAGCATCCTGGACAAGGCCGCCGCGATGAAGACACCGATCGGCGCCGACGTGGCAAACTTCAGCAAGCAATACGCCAAAACCTCGTCGCCGGCCGCCTGGACGCCGAAAATGGACACCGCGTACGGTGACCTGATCACCAACGTCATCCAGAACGGCGCCAATCCCGCCGCCGAGCTGGCCAAGGCCGAGAAAGCCGTCAACACCGAGCTGAAAACGCTCTTCCCGTAG
- a CDS encoding bifunctional metallophosphatase/5'-nucleotidase, whose product MSLRREFTGVLAANGRRAPEATRTLSAGHMQVLLRRGSVIAATTRSRFARWELIAATAVAVTVASVAVVAARPADAVQISGATTLSDKVSVNWDGDRASWRTTDLHLIAWNDFHGNLEPANMTVYNKFAGGAAYLAKMVKDKQRKYGARQATVLAGDDIGASPLANGLFHEEPAIIADNFMKVDFSSVGNHEFDKGRVELLRMQNGGCNPAGCNGAPYALPPRHPGQKPRTTDTYPGADFQYLAANVIDEKTGKTLFPAYGIKRFRSSIGLPISVGFIGEVLKATPTIVTPSGVAGLTFTDEADAANKAARELAKRGVKIPVLVIHQGGAQTGPVITPGGCAGNLAGSDIEAIAKRLDPSIKIIVSGHTHNEYRCTITTNGVTRLITSAASYGRILSDLTLKVNNFTGQLVSADATNTIVENALNTPGAGVVRQDDPSKADPQMAAIVKQYVDASAPLANRVIGKIQGDLNRTLSPLGESTMGDVIADAQLAATAAADKGAAKVAFMNPGGVRADLQAGNVTYGQAFTVQPFGNSLVTKTMTGAMIRRLLEQQFVGCGGQITQRVLQPSASITFQAKPAAANCADKIGEIKVNGATLQPTDSLRVTMNSFLATGGDGFTVFNEGTEALGGAQDIDALADYLTAAGATGVPVPTLTRITAF is encoded by the coding sequence GTGAGCCTTCGCCGGGAGTTCACCGGGGTTTTGGCGGCGAATGGCCGGCGCGCGCCCGAGGCCACGCGTACCCTGTCGGCTGGTCATATGCAGGTCTTGCTACGTAGGGGGTCCGTCATCGCCGCCACCACCCGCTCCAGGTTCGCGCGCTGGGAGCTGATCGCCGCCACCGCGGTCGCGGTCACCGTCGCCTCGGTCGCCGTCGTCGCCGCACGGCCGGCCGACGCGGTGCAGATCTCCGGCGCCACCACGCTCTCGGACAAGGTCTCGGTCAACTGGGACGGCGACCGCGCCAGCTGGCGTACGACCGACCTGCACCTGATCGCCTGGAACGACTTCCACGGCAACCTCGAGCCGGCCAACATGACCGTCTACAACAAGTTCGCCGGCGGCGCCGCGTATCTGGCGAAGATGGTCAAGGACAAGCAGCGCAAGTACGGCGCGCGGCAGGCCACCGTGCTGGCCGGCGACGACATCGGCGCGAGCCCGCTGGCCAACGGGCTGTTCCACGAGGAGCCGGCGATCATCGCCGACAACTTCATGAAGGTCGACTTCTCCTCGGTCGGCAACCACGAGTTCGACAAAGGGCGTGTCGAGCTGCTGCGCATGCAGAACGGCGGCTGCAACCCGGCCGGCTGCAACGGCGCGCCGTACGCGCTGCCGCCGCGCCATCCCGGCCAGAAGCCGCGGACGACCGACACCTATCCCGGCGCCGATTTCCAGTATCTGGCCGCCAACGTCATCGACGAGAAGACCGGCAAGACGCTGTTTCCGGCGTACGGCATCAAGCGCTTCCGCTCGAGCATCGGCCTGCCGATCTCGGTGGGCTTCATCGGCGAGGTCCTCAAGGCCACGCCGACGATCGTGACACCGAGCGGTGTCGCCGGCCTGACGTTCACCGACGAGGCGGACGCGGCCAACAAGGCGGCGCGTGAGCTCGCCAAGCGTGGCGTGAAGATCCCGGTGCTGGTCATCCACCAGGGTGGCGCGCAGACCGGACCGGTCATCACGCCGGGCGGCTGCGCCGGCAACCTGGCCGGCAGCGACATCGAGGCGATCGCCAAGCGGCTCGACCCGTCGATCAAGATCATCGTCTCTGGCCACACGCACAACGAATATCGCTGCACGATCACCACCAACGGTGTCACGCGGCTGATCACCAGCGCCGCGTCGTACGGCCGGATCCTGAGCGACCTCACGCTGAAGGTCAACAACTTCACCGGCCAGCTCGTGTCGGCCGACGCCACCAACACGATCGTCGAAAACGCGCTGAACACCCCCGGCGCCGGGGTCGTACGGCAGGACGACCCGTCCAAGGCCGACCCGCAGATGGCCGCCATCGTGAAGCAGTACGTCGACGCGTCGGCGCCGCTGGCCAACCGGGTGATCGGCAAGATCCAGGGTGATCTCAACCGGACGCTCAGCCCGCTCGGCGAGTCGACCATGGGTGACGTGATCGCCGACGCGCAGCTGGCCGCCACCGCGGCCGCCGACAAGGGTGCCGCCAAGGTCGCCTTCATGAACCCCGGCGGCGTACGCGCCGACCTGCAGGCCGGCAACGTCACGTACGGCCAGGCCTTCACCGTGCAGCCGTTCGGCAACAGCCTGGTCACCAAGACGATGACCGGCGCGATGATCCGCCGGCTGCTGGAACAGCAGTTCGTCGGCTGCGGCGGCCAGATCACCCAGCGCGTGCTGCAGCCGTCGGCCTCGATCACCTTCCAGGCCAAGCCGGCCGCCGCCAACTGCGCCGACAAGATCGGCGAGATCAAGGTCAACGGGGCCACGCTGCAGCCGACCGACAGCCTTCGCGTCACGATGAACAGCTTCCTGGCCACCGGCGGCGACGGCTTCACCGTCTTCAACGAGGGCACCGAAGCGCTCGGTGGCGCGCAGGACATCGACGCGCTCGCCGACTACCTCACCGCCGCCGGCGCGACCGGCGTCCCCGTACCCACCCTCACCCGTATCACCGCTTTCTAG
- the soxR gene encoding redox-sensitive transcriptional activator SoxR has protein sequence MPKLSPTQLLPIGEVSRRTGVAVSALHYYEQLGLISSQRTSGNQRRFARHMMRRISLIRVAKRLGIPLESVRAALAGLPADRKPTMREWQRISQKWDAELEARKRAIEQLQQELTGCIGCGCLSMSKCRLLNLDDKLGAVGPGARRLDDLSGEADRRTRRRSAPATPAAASR, from the coding sequence GTGCCCAAACTGAGTCCGACACAACTGCTGCCGATCGGTGAGGTCTCGCGGCGGACCGGTGTCGCCGTCTCCGCGCTGCACTATTACGAGCAGCTGGGCCTGATCTCCTCGCAGCGTACGTCCGGCAACCAGCGTCGCTTCGCCAGGCACATGATGCGCCGGATTTCGCTGATCCGGGTGGCGAAACGGCTCGGCATCCCGCTGGAGTCGGTCCGCGCCGCCCTCGCCGGCCTGCCGGCCGACCGCAAGCCGACGATGCGCGAATGGCAGCGCATCTCGCAAAAATGGGATGCCGAGCTGGAGGCGCGCAAACGCGCGATCGAGCAGCTGCAGCAGGAGCTCACCGGCTGCATCGGCTGCGGTTGCCTGTCGATGAGCAAGTGCCGGCTGCTCAACCTCGACGACAAGCTAGGCGCGGTGGGGCCTGGCGCGCGCCGGTTGGACGACCTCAGCGGCGAAGCAGACCGTAGGACCCGGCGCCGATCAGCTCCAGCGACACCTGCGGCCGCCTCGCGCTGA
- a CDS encoding MFS transporter yields MTEKGTWGELLGSRYLGTATVLAGGVLLEASNVYLTTSLLPTAIADIGGARFYAWTMTVFLLASVVSAILVSRVLARLGARGAYAVGFGLFALGSAVAAVSPAMEALLAGRVVQGLGGGLMAGLGYAVIRSALPARLWARAAALASAMWGVGNLAGPAVGGLFAQFGAWRLAFVLLAVTAAAAIALAFRTLPAGERSSDASGRIPVVSLGLLTVAVGVVSVASVVPPGPLTVAGIAVALVPVAVFVAYERKSAARVLPATTYAPRSDLKWIYLTVAFLSLGIGTETFIPLFGQDLGGLPPLAAGFLGAALSFGWSISQLVSSNATSPRLVRGLQIAGPALLTVGLAAYASLQSTGPGAAIIALWVVALMVSGAGIGIAFPHLTVAVMSASSDKTEGEKAAAGINTVMLITNGFGTALAGLLVNLGAPSLVDSAHYLLIGFAAIIAFGVLTAIRAGSAGSPGSRSLTGQHQNDDGSGTEDDVADQRGRARHVERGGVDEAEPHVREQQAAGDREAMRATPANTP; encoded by the coding sequence ATGACAGAGAAAGGCACCTGGGGTGAGCTGCTGGGCTCGCGATATCTCGGCACGGCGACCGTCCTGGCCGGTGGCGTGTTGCTGGAGGCCAGCAACGTCTACCTGACGACGAGCCTGCTGCCGACCGCGATCGCCGACATCGGCGGCGCCCGGTTCTACGCGTGGACGATGACGGTTTTCCTGCTCGCCTCGGTGGTGTCGGCGATCCTGGTCAGCCGCGTGCTGGCGCGGCTCGGCGCGCGCGGCGCGTACGCGGTCGGCTTTGGCCTGTTCGCGCTCGGATCCGCGGTCGCCGCGGTCAGTCCGGCGATGGAGGCGCTGCTGGCCGGCCGCGTCGTACAGGGCCTCGGCGGCGGTCTGATGGCCGGTCTCGGTTACGCCGTGATCCGGTCGGCACTGCCGGCGCGGCTGTGGGCTCGAGCCGCGGCGCTCGCCTCGGCGATGTGGGGTGTCGGCAACCTCGCCGGTCCGGCGGTTGGCGGCCTGTTCGCACAGTTCGGCGCGTGGCGGCTCGCCTTCGTCCTGCTCGCGGTCACCGCGGCCGCCGCGATCGCCCTGGCTTTTCGTACGCTGCCGGCCGGCGAGCGCTCGTCGGACGCTTCCGGCCGGATTCCCGTTGTGTCGCTTGGGCTCCTGACCGTCGCGGTCGGTGTCGTCAGCGTGGCCAGTGTCGTGCCGCCGGGTCCGTTGACGGTCGCCGGCATCGCCGTCGCACTCGTGCCGGTCGCTGTTTTCGTCGCGTACGAGCGGAAATCCGCCGCTCGCGTGCTGCCGGCCACGACGTACGCACCCCGGTCGGACCTGAAGTGGATCTATCTGACGGTCGCGTTCCTCTCGCTCGGCATCGGCACCGAGACCTTCATCCCGCTGTTCGGCCAGGATCTCGGCGGCCTGCCGCCGCTGGCCGCCGGTTTTCTCGGCGCCGCACTGTCTTTCGGCTGGTCGATCTCGCAGCTGGTGTCATCCAACGCCACGAGTCCGCGGCTGGTACGCGGCCTCCAGATCGCCGGTCCGGCGCTGCTCACGGTCGGTCTCGCCGCGTACGCTTCGCTGCAGTCGACCGGTCCAGGCGCCGCCATCATCGCTCTGTGGGTCGTGGCATTGATGGTGAGCGGCGCCGGCATCGGCATCGCGTTTCCGCACCTGACGGTCGCGGTGATGAGCGCGTCCTCCGACAAGACGGAAGGCGAAAAAGCGGCGGCCGGCATCAACACGGTCATGCTGATCACCAACGGCTTCGGCACGGCTTTGGCCGGACTGCTGGTCAATCTCGGCGCACCGTCCCTTGTGGACTCCGCGCACTACCTGCTGATCGGGTTTGCCGCGATCATCGCTTTCGGTGTGCTGACCGCGATCCGCGCCGGATCCGCCGGCTCACCCGGCTCTCGATCGCTGACCGGCCAGCACCAGAATGACGATGGCTCCGGCACCGAAGACGACGTTGCCGATCAACGCGGTCGCGCGCGACACGTCGAGCGAGGCGGAGTTGACGAAGCCGAGCCACACGTACGTGAGCAGCAGGCCGCCGGCGACCGCGAGGCGATGCGCGCGACCCCAGCCAACACGCCGTGA
- a CDS encoding TetR/AcrR family transcriptional regulator: MRTVDPQKHAARVRQIREGAVDAFAENGYANCTVADLRRATGVSSGALFHYFADKAAIFRAIVEEGCHHQREQVEAIDTADPLGAFWRLVDVLCEDFDDPRTAGMAVAILERVSADAGLAALLAEQEAVVLTLATRIVERLQEKRLIDATTPARRIAKWIVTVVDGLYLHCSDDDFDAAAETDFLRQALRRTFLLHERRA, from the coding sequence ATGCGTACGGTTGACCCGCAGAAGCACGCCGCGCGTGTGCGGCAGATCCGCGAAGGTGCCGTCGACGCGTTCGCGGAGAACGGCTATGCCAACTGCACGGTCGCGGACCTGCGGCGCGCGACCGGCGTCAGCTCCGGCGCGCTGTTCCACTATTTCGCCGACAAGGCCGCGATCTTCCGCGCGATCGTCGAGGAAGGCTGCCACCACCAGCGCGAGCAGGTCGAGGCGATCGACACGGCCGACCCGCTGGGCGCTTTTTGGCGGCTGGTCGACGTTCTTTGCGAGGATTTCGACGATCCGCGTACGGCCGGCATGGCGGTCGCGATCCTGGAACGCGTCAGCGCCGACGCCGGGCTGGCGGCCCTCCTCGCCGAGCAGGAGGCCGTCGTGCTGACACTGGCGACCAGGATTGTCGAGCGGTTGCAGGAAAAACGGCTGATCGACGCGACGACACCGGCGCGGCGGATCGCCAAGTGGATCGTCACCGTCGTCGATGGCCTCTATTTGCACTGTAGTGACGACGACTTCGACGCGGCGGCCGAGACGGATTTTCTCCGCCAGGCACTGCGGCGTACGTTTCTTCTGCATGAGCGACGAGCTTGA
- a CDS encoding helix-turn-helix domain-containing protein: MSDELDEVLAAVGPRLRTLRRRRGRTLAELATTTGISESTLSRLESGQRRPTLELLLPLARAYAVALDELVGAPATGDPRVHMRPVHRHGMTHIPLSERAGGLRAVKMIIPGHLHDATPEPRTHAGFEWLYVLSGRLRLVLGDQDVELAPGEAAEFDTQVPHWLGPASAAPVEVLILFGPQGERAHLRARTR; this comes from the coding sequence ATGAGCGACGAGCTTGACGAGGTGCTGGCGGCGGTGGGCCCGCGGCTGCGGACGCTGCGTCGCCGGCGCGGTCGTACGCTGGCCGAGCTGGCCACCACCACCGGCATCTCGGAAAGCACCTTGTCCCGCCTGGAAAGCGGCCAGCGGCGGCCGACGCTGGAGCTGCTGCTGCCACTGGCGCGCGCGTACGCCGTGGCGCTCGACGAGCTGGTCGGCGCGCCAGCGACCGGCGATCCGCGCGTGCACATGCGTCCGGTCCACCGGCACGGCATGACGCACATTCCGCTGAGCGAGCGCGCCGGTGGTCTGCGCGCGGTCAAGATGATCATCCCCGGCCACCTGCACGACGCGACGCCGGAGCCGCGGACACACGCCGGTTTCGAGTGGCTGTACGTGCTCAGCGGCCGGCTCCGGCTCGTCCTCGGTGACCAGGACGTCGAGTTGGCTCCTGGTGAGGCGGCGGAATTCGACACGCAGGTGCCGCACTGGCTCGGACCGGCCTCCGCGGCCCCGGTGGAGGTGCTGATTCTCTTTGGTCCACAAGGCGAACGCGCTCACCTTCGGGCGCGGACCCGATGA